From a region of the Deltaproteobacteria bacterium genome:
- a CDS encoding DUF2203 domain-containing protein: protein MEQHVFSLEEANALIPKLELIMGRLQQRVAELRRGIDELAQQTGKVAGDLTSSEIIELRPTLRPAIVEVEQLLGEIEECGGEFKGLDLGLVDFPTEINGEPAVWCWQFGEKEIGYWHSLHEGFAGRQPLSERRARATYLQ from the coding sequence ATGGAGCAGCACGTGTTCAGTTTGGAAGAAGCCAACGCTTTGATCCCCAAACTCGAGTTGATCATGGGCCGGTTGCAGCAACGGGTCGCCGAATTGCGCCGCGGCATCGACGAGCTGGCGCAGCAGACCGGCAAAGTCGCTGGCGATCTGACCAGCAGCGAGATCATCGAGCTGCGTCCAACGCTGCGGCCGGCCATCGTGGAAGTGGAGCAACTGCTCGGCGAGATCGAAGAGTGCGGGGGCGAGTTCAAAGGACTCGATCTCGGGCTGGTCGACTTCCCGACCGAGATCAACGGTGAGCCAGCAGTGTGGTGCTGGCAGTTCGGCGAGAAGGAGATCGGCTACTGGCACTCCCTCCATGAGGGCTTCGCGGGGCGGCAACCGCTGTCGGAGCGGCGCGCGCGCGCGACGTACTTGCAGTAG
- the lon gene encoding endopeptidase La → MADLTDKDIKEHRFFGFEDDLSGITIPSELPVLPLRGVAIFPSAIVPLLISRGASLQTVEAALASDRMLALVAQKNPEEETPQPSALFKRGAAGRILKMLKYPDGSVRILVQGLRRIETDNYTQLDPFLRAGLHVLADIPDTSDGSEAVQAHMVNQFAKFVSMIPFLPDELQVVVTNIKDAGRVTDLIASNLNISVEEKQELVSTLEVRTRLERLSAILNREIELLELGQKIQSQVQTELSKNQKEFFLRQQLRAIQKELGEGDSRTAEVDDLRTKMEQANLPEAALKAAEAELERLRIIPPESAEHSVVRTYIECLVSLPWSVSTTDNLDIAHARGILDEDHFDLEKIKDRILEFLAVRKLKKDSKGPILCFVGPPGVGKTSLGKSIARALGRKFIRLSLGGVRDEAEMRGHRRTYIGSMPGRIIQGLRNAGSNNPLFMLDEVDKLGADFRGDPSSALLEVLDPEQNNSFQDHYLDVPFDLSKVMFVTTANMLEPIPPPLRDRMEIIELTGYTEEEKLEIARRHVIPKQVRENGLTADQVTFTDAAVLHLVRHYTREAGLRNIEREIGSVCRKVARAVTEGQTATAFITPERIHELLGPERYFTEVAERTHDTGVAVGLVWTPMGGDIIFIEATKMTGKKGLMLTGHLGEVMKESAQAALSHIRSRAERYGLAPDFFENADIHIHVPAGAVPKDGPSAGVTIATALASLLTGRLVRHDLAMTGEITLRGKVLPVGGVKEKVLGARRAGIKTVLLPKRNETDLEDIVDAVRQEMTFHFVDNLDEVLALALEPAQKTSAKPRRAAVS, encoded by the coding sequence ATGGCCGACCTTACAGATAAAGACATCAAAGAGCATCGCTTCTTCGGCTTCGAAGACGATCTTAGCGGGATCACGATCCCGAGCGAATTGCCCGTGCTGCCGCTGCGCGGCGTGGCGATCTTTCCGTCGGCGATCGTACCGCTGCTGATATCGCGTGGCGCCTCGCTGCAAACGGTCGAGGCCGCACTGGCCAGCGATCGCATGCTCGCGCTGGTCGCGCAGAAAAATCCCGAAGAGGAAACGCCGCAACCGTCGGCGCTGTTCAAGCGCGGCGCGGCGGGACGCATCCTCAAGATGCTCAAGTACCCGGACGGCAGTGTGCGAATTCTCGTGCAGGGTCTGCGCCGCATCGAGACTGATAACTACACCCAGCTCGATCCGTTTCTGCGCGCCGGCTTGCATGTACTGGCCGACATCCCCGACACCTCGGACGGGAGCGAGGCCGTGCAGGCGCACATGGTCAACCAGTTCGCCAAGTTCGTCTCGATGATCCCCTTCCTTCCCGACGAGCTGCAGGTGGTAGTGACCAACATCAAGGACGCCGGACGGGTCACCGATCTGATTGCCTCAAACCTGAACATCAGCGTGGAGGAGAAGCAGGAGTTGGTGAGCACACTCGAAGTGCGCACGCGCCTGGAGCGGCTGTCGGCGATCTTGAACCGCGAGATCGAGCTGCTCGAACTGGGGCAGAAAATCCAATCGCAAGTGCAGACCGAGCTGTCGAAGAACCAAAAGGAGTTCTTCCTACGCCAGCAGCTGCGGGCGATCCAGAAGGAACTCGGCGAAGGCGATTCGCGCACCGCGGAGGTCGACGACCTGCGCACCAAGATGGAGCAGGCCAACCTGCCCGAAGCCGCCCTCAAAGCCGCCGAAGCCGAGTTGGAGCGTCTGCGCATCATCCCACCGGAATCGGCGGAACACTCGGTGGTGCGCACCTACATCGAGTGCTTGGTCAGCCTGCCCTGGTCGGTATCGACCACCGACAACCTCGACATCGCACACGCCCGCGGGATTCTCGACGAGGACCATTTCGATCTCGAGAAAATCAAGGATCGCATCCTCGAGTTCCTCGCGGTGCGCAAACTCAAGAAGGATTCGAAAGGCCCCATCCTCTGCTTCGTCGGTCCGCCCGGCGTCGGCAAGACGTCGCTGGGCAAATCGATCGCGCGCGCGCTCGGTCGCAAGTTCATTCGCCTGTCGCTCGGCGGCGTGCGCGACGAAGCGGAGATGCGCGGACATCGCCGCACCTACATCGGCTCCATGCCGGGGCGCATCATTCAAGGATTGCGCAACGCGGGCTCCAACAACCCGCTCTTCATGCTCGACGAGGTCGACAAGCTGGGCGCGGATTTCCGCGGCGATCCGTCCTCCGCCCTACTCGAAGTGCTCGATCCCGAGCAGAACAACAGCTTCCAGGATCACTATCTCGACGTGCCGTTCGACCTGTCGAAGGTCATGTTTGTCACCACCGCCAACATGCTCGAACCGATTCCGCCGCCGCTCCGCGATCGCATGGAGATCATCGAGTTGACCGGCTACACGGAGGAGGAGAAGCTCGAGATCGCGCGCCGACACGTGATTCCGAAGCAAGTGCGCGAGAACGGCCTCACCGCCGACCAGGTCACGTTCACCGACGCCGCGGTGCTCCACCTGGTGCGCCACTACACGCGCGAAGCCGGTCTGCGCAACATCGAACGTGAAATCGGCAGCGTGTGCCGCAAGGTCGCCCGCGCGGTCACCGAAGGCCAAACCGCGACGGCATTCATCACACCTGAAAGGATTCACGAACTCCTCGGACCGGAACGCTACTTCACCGAGGTCGCCGAGCGCACCCACGACACCGGCGTCGCTGTCGGCTTGGTGTGGACACCGATGGGCGGCGACATCATCTTCATCGAAGCCACCAAGATGACCGGCAAGAAGGGCCTGATGCTCACCGGCCATCTCGGCGAGGTCATGAAGGAGTCCGCCCAGGCGGCGCTTAGTCACATCCGTAGTCGTGCTGAGCGCTATGGGCTGGCGCCCGATTTTTTCGAGAACGCCGACATCCACATTCACGTCCCCGCCGGCGCCGTGCCGAAAGACGGGCCATCCGCGGGCGTGACGATTGCGACCGCGCTCGCGTCGCTGCTGACCGGACGGCTGGTGCGGCACGACCTCGCGATGACGGGCGAGATCACGCTGCGCGGCAAAGTCCTCCCGGTCGGTGGCGTCAAGGAGAAGGTTTTGGGTGCCCGCCGCGCCGGCATCAAGACGGTGCTGCTGCCAAAACGCAACGAGACGGACCTCGAAGACATCGTCGACGCCGTCCGCCAGGAAATGACTTTCCATTTCGTCGACAATCTCGACGAAGTCCTCGCGCTGGCGCTCGAACCGGCGCAGAAAACGAGCGCGAAGCCGCGGCGCGCAGCCGTGTCGTAA
- a CDS encoding CPBP family intramembrane metalloprotease, with protein sequence MQFAAICSLTCLALLALTGRLDFMQREFSAPWRRVVAALLFGGILTIVVFYPLAGGSRLIADDVDEVWFPAVFAGHALLLLFLVTWRALRQVRFTPRSFPFDHIAADLRHGVALGLAGWAITIAVTMGVAGIAVGSGVGPSPPQEIPPLIAWMAALPLTRKLLIIVAAMTVEELFFRGFLQRRVGLVLSSVLFTLAHASYGLPFMMVSVLTISLLIGRALQQRGRLLPCIVAHGVFDAIQLLIILPWAVRMIGGES encoded by the coding sequence TTGCAATTTGCCGCCATCTGTTCGTTGACCTGCCTCGCGTTGCTGGCCCTGACCGGCCGGCTCGACTTCATGCAGCGGGAATTCTCCGCGCCCTGGCGTCGGGTGGTTGCCGCGCTGCTGTTCGGCGGCATCCTCACGATTGTCGTGTTCTATCCACTCGCGGGCGGCAGCCGATTGATTGCGGACGATGTCGATGAGGTGTGGTTTCCGGCCGTGTTTGCCGGTCACGCGCTACTGCTGCTGTTTCTGGTGACGTGGCGGGCGCTTCGCCAGGTGCGCTTCACCCCACGCTCGTTTCCATTTGATCACATCGCCGCGGATCTCCGCCACGGCGTCGCGCTCGGATTGGCCGGCTGGGCGATTACGATTGCCGTGACGATGGGCGTGGCCGGCATCGCCGTCGGCTCTGGCGTGGGACCATCGCCGCCGCAGGAAATCCCGCCGTTGATCGCCTGGATGGCGGCGTTGCCACTCACGCGCAAGCTGTTGATCATTGTTGCGGCGATGACCGTCGAGGAACTGTTCTTCCGCGGCTTCTTGCAGCGACGGGTTGGTTTGGTGTTGTCGAGCGTGTTGTTCACGCTGGCGCACGCGAGCTACGGGTTGCCATTCATGATGGTGAGCGTGCTGACCATCTCGCTGTTGATCGGTCGCGCGCTGCAACAGCGCGGGCGGCTGCTGCCGTGCATCGTCGCGCATGGCGTGTTCGATGCGATCCAACTGCTCATCATCCTGCCGTGGGCGGTGCGGATGATCGGAGGTGAGAGCTAG
- a CDS encoding response regulator — protein sequence MRANESGTVLVVDDIPANLDITVRSLVREGIACRTASGGIECLEIVAREPIDLILLDLGMPVMDGWATLAALRERAEGRSIPVVLFTCHDHLSNRERAMAEGLVDFLPRPVSRARLVQTVRMHLGTRARVRALDALDRRLQAAAL from the coding sequence ATGCGCGCGAACGAGTCGGGAACGGTGCTGGTGGTGGATGACATTCCAGCTAACTTGGACATCACAGTCCGGTCGTTGGTCCGTGAAGGCATTGCGTGCCGCACAGCTAGCGGCGGTATCGAGTGCCTGGAAATTGTCGCGCGCGAACCGATCGATCTGATCCTGCTCGATCTCGGCATGCCGGTCATGGACGGCTGGGCGACCTTGGCGGCGCTGCGCGAGCGAGCGGAAGGGCGCAGCATCCCGGTCGTGCTGTTTACCTGTCATGACCATCTGTCGAATCGCGAACGCGCGATGGCGGAGGGCTTGGTCGATTTCCTGCCGCGGCCAGTGTCGCGCGCGCGACTGGTGCAGACCGTTCGCATGCACCTCGGCACGCGGGCGCGCGTGCGCGCGCTCGATGCGCTCGATCGGCGGCTGCAGGCGGCGGCGTTGTAG